GCTCGACGAAACCACCCCCGCCGACCCCGAAGCTCTGGCGCCGCTGCTGCACGCCGCCGGCTTTGAGCTGCTGCGCGGCCGGGCCGAGCAGCTGACCGAGCAAATCAAAGCCACGCTGGCCGATTACCTCGAGCACCTGCGCACGGCGCGCTCGCCGCTCACCACTTCGGCCTTCCTGACGGACCGGTTTGCGGCCACCTACTCGCACCTGAGCAAGGTTTTTTCGCGCACCGCGCACCTCACCATCGAGAAATACCTCATTCGCCTCAAAATAGAGCGCGTGAAGGAACTGCTGAGCTACGGCGAGCTGACCCTGAACCAGATAGCTGACCAGATGCGCTACAGCTCCGGCCAGCACCTGAGCAACCAGTTCCGCCAGGTGACGGGCTACTCCGTGAGCGAGTTCCGCCGCCTGATGCTGCCCGAGCGCCTGTCGCTTGACGCGCTGGCGTAGGAAGCTAACTGGCATAAAAAAAGCGCCTTTCCAATCAGGGAGGCGCTTTTTGTATTTCTACGGTTCGGCTTATGCCGCGTAGGCGCGGCAGGCTTCCAGGCAAGCCTTGCAGGCTTCGGTGCATTTTTTACAATGGTCGTGCTGGTGTTGGGCGCATTCGTCGTGGCACTTCTGGCAAATCTCCATGCACTCCTTGAGCACGTGCTGGGCGTGGTCGGAGCCGCGGGCGATGAAGGCGGCGGTGAGGCGGCAGATGTCGGCGCAGTCGCGGTCGAGGCGGATGCAGGGCACCATCATCTTGGGGTCTTCCTCGTCGAGGCAGGCGTCGGCGCACAGCTCGCAGGCGGCAATACAGCGGCTGAGGGCATCGAGTACGGCTTGATTGTTTTGGCGGGCGCGGGGAGAGGCGGTGGGCATTTGCATAGCTAAAGAACAGGTAGGTGAGAAATAAAGCTGACGGACAGCACCATTGGGTTTACGGACCGTTCCGTGGGAAGGACGTACATAATTCTCCTCCAAGGCCTACACAATCCGGGTGCAGGCCGGGGTATTGTAATTTTTAAGCCAAATGATGCCCCAACTATCGGACGCGGTTTAGGGTATTAAGAGGAGTCGTTATTGCCAATTTAGGTTGAATAGTATGGTATTTCTGAAGCAACTGGTGGCACTAGGGGTGCTGGCCGCCGCGCCGTGGCTGACCGCCGCCGCGCAGGGCCACGAGCACATGGACATGAGCATGCCCATGCCCGCCAAGCCCAAACCGAAGCCGGCCAAAGTCCGGCCCGCCGCTCCCCGGCTCGTGGCCCCGCCCAAGGCGGGAACTACTGTTGACCAGCCAGCCGCTACAGGCGCGCCGGCGCCGGTTGTGGCCCCCGCCGATACCAGCCACCACGCCGGCCACGAGCACTCCATGGAAGGCATGAACATGAACGGCACCGCGCCCGCCGAACCTGCCAAAGCCTCCCAGATGAACCACATGGACAGCATGGACATGACTGGCGGCAGCCACGACATGGGCGCTATGGGCATGGCCCACGACAGCACTATGGCCATGCCCGGCATGAGCCACGCTTTCTCGCGCCGCTTGCCTATGAACCGCAACGGCTCGGGCACCAGCTGGCACCCCGACCAGACGCCCATGTACATGTGGATGCAGCACAAGGGCCCCTGGATGCTGATGTATCACGGCGCCGCCTACGGCCGCTACACCAGCCAGAACTTCAACAACAGCGGCAAACGCGGCCACGCCAACGCCATCGACGGGCCCAACTGGGGGATGGCCATGGCCCAGCGCGAAATCGGGGCCCGCGGGCTGCTCAACCTGAGCTTGATGGTGAGCCTCGACCCGCTCACCGAAACCAACGGCGGCTACCCGCTGCTGTTCCAAACCGGCGAGTCGTACAAAGGCCAGCCGCTCATCGACAAGCAACACCCCCACGACCTGATTTCGGGCCTGACCGTGGGCTACACCCACGCCGTGAGCCAGGACGTGGACGTGAGCCTCTACCTGGGCTACCCTGGCGAGCCGGCCATTGGCCCGGTGGCTTTCATGCACCGCATCTCGGCCATGCCCAACCCCGACGCGCCGCTCTCGCACCACTGGACCGATGCCACGCACATCACCTTCGGGGTGGCTACGCTGGGCGTGCGATACAAGCAGTTCAAGCTGGAAGGCAGCAACTTCACCGGCCGCGAGCCCGACCAGTACCGCTACGATTTCGACCGGCCCCGCGCCGACTCCTGGGCCGCCCGCCTCAACTGGAATCCCACCAGCACTTTGGCGCTCCAGGTGAGCCGCGCCTTCATCAAAAGCCCCGAAGACCTGCACCCCGACGAAGACGTGACCCGCACCACGGCCTCGGTGCTGCACAGCCGCACCTGGGGCGAGCGCCGCTATTGGGCCTCGGCCCTGGTGTGGGGCCTGAACGAGCACGGCGACGGCCACAGCGGCGAGCACGCCGTGCTGGCCGAAACCAACCTCACGCTGGGCCGGCCCACGTTTTATGGCCGCTACGAGTTTGTGCAGAAAGACAGCGAGGAGCTGGATTTTTACATCTCCAATCCGGTTGACATTCCGCTGAGCAAAGTGTTCAATATCCATGCCCTCACGCTGGGCAGCAGCTACCGGTTGGCCAGCCTGGGCGGCCCGCGCGGGCCAGAGCTGAGCATCGGCGGTCAGCTGACGCGTTATTTCATTCCCGCGGACCTGGAAACCGAGTCGTACAACTACCGCAGCCCCGGCTACGGCAAGATGCCGCTTTCGGCCTCGGTGTACCTGCGCCTCACGGCCCCGTGGATGAGCATGAAAGGCATGGGCCCGAAAAGCAACGGCATGGGCGGCATGAAAATGTAAGCGGCTGCGCCAGCCGGTGGCCCGCGTCCCAATTCCGCCTTGCCGACCTTTGTGCAAAATGAACCCCGGCCGCCCGTGCCGGGTTACTTGCCACTGTGCCACACGCTTCGCTCCGCATCCTGCTGCTCACGCCGCCGCTCACGCAGCTCAACACCCCGTACCCGGCCACGGCCTACATCAAAGGCTTTCTGGGCGGGCGCGGCTTTGCTGTGACGCAGGCCGATATGGGCCTGCAGCTGGTGCTGCGGCTGTTTTCGGTGGAAGGGCTGAAGCGGGCATTTGCTGAGATTGAGGCCGGTGATTTCGCGCTCAGCGACAATGCCCAGCGCATGATGCGCCTGCAGCACCGCTACCTGGCCACCATCGGCCCGGTCATCCGCTTCCTTCAAAACAAAGACCTGACCCTGGCTCCGCGCATCTGCCACGGCCGTTTCCTGCCCGAAGCCAGCCGCTTCGACCACGTGGCCGACCTCGAAACTGCTTTCGGCACCATGGGGCTCACCGACCAGGCCCGCCACCTGGCCACGCTTTACCTCGAAGACCTCGCCGACCTGCTCAAGGAAACGGTGGGGCCGCACTTCGGCTTCTCGCGCTACGCCGAGAAGCTGGCCCTGTCTGCTACCAGCTTCGAGCCCCTGCACCGCGAGCTGGAAGCCGCCCCCGGCCTGCTGGACCGCATGCTGCTGGAAGAGCTGGAGCCGCTGCTGGCGCGCGTGCAGCCCGATGTGGTGGGCTTCACCGTGCCCTTTCCGGGCAACCTTTACGGCGCGCTGCGGCTGGCCAAACACATCAAGCAGCTCAGCCCCGCCACGGCTACCATCATGGGCGGCGGCTACCCCAACACCGAACTGCGCACCATTCAGGAGCCCCGCTTTTTTGACTACATCGACTACCTGACCCTGGACGATGGCGAAGGCCCGTGGCTGCGGCTGCTGGAATATTTGGGCTCTGAGCATAATGCGCCGAGTGAAAATCGGGGCAGCCTTGAAGCGCAAGACGAAGTGCATTGCGCTTTACAATCCGTGCTCTACGCTCCGCCTGCCCGCGACCAACTCCAGCGCACTTTCCTGCGCAACGAGCAGGGCCAGATTGAGTACATCAACCACCCGCACCCCGAAGTGCCGCACCACGAAGTGGGCACGCCCGACTACTCCGACCTGCCCCTCACCGAGTACCTCTCGGTGCTGGAGGTGCTGAACCCCATGCACCGCCTCTGGAGCGACGGCCGCTGGAACAAGCTCACCGTGGCCCACGGCTGCTACTGGAAGCGCTGCTCCTTCTGCGACGTCACCTTGGACTACATCGCGCGCTACGAAACGGCCCCCAGCACCCTGCTGGTCGACCGCATCGAGCAAATCATTCAGCAAACCGGCCAGACTGGCTTTCACTTCGTGGACGAAGCCGCGCCACCCCTGGCCCTGCGCGACCTCGCCATCGAACTGCTCAAACGCCGCGTGCCCATCACCTGGTGGGGCAACATTCGCTTCGAAAAAACCTTCTCGGCCGACCTGTGCCGCTTGCTGGCCGCCTCGGGCTGCATTGCCGTGAGCGGCGGGCTGGAAGTGGCTTCTGATAGGTTGTTGGCCCTCATGGAAAAAGGGGTCACCATTGCGCAGGTGGCGCGCGTGGCCGACGGCTTCACCCAGGCCGGCATCATGGTTCATGCCTATCTGATGTACGGCTTCCCCACCGAAACTGCCCAGGAAACCATTGATAGTTTGGAGGTAGTGCGCCAGTTGTTTGCCGCGGGCGTGGTGCAAAGCGGCTACTGGCACCGCTTCTCGATGACGGCGCACTCGCCCGTGGGCAAGAACCCGGCGAAGTATCAGGTTGCAGCAGTCGGCCCCGAGCCCGCTGGCTTCGCCTGGAACGACCTCTGGCACGACGACCCCCTCGGCGCCGACCACGAAGCCTTCGGTCCCGGCCTGGCCAAGAGCCTGTATAACTACCTGCACCACGTGGCCCTCGACGAGCCCCTGCACACCTGGTTCGACTTCAAAACGCCCCGCCCCAGTACCCCGCGGCACCTCGTGCAACAGGCCCTGCAAGCCCCCGAAAAGCCCGATTTCGCCCGGCAAAACCAGCGCCTGTTCTGGCTCGGCAACGCGCCCGACATCCGCATCGAGCCCGGCAGGAAAACGCCCCGCGCCGTGCTCACCTGCTACGAGCAGGCCGAAGATTTCGAGGTGAAAACCACCGAGGCCGCTGGCCGCTGGCTGCACCAGCTCCTCACCCAGCTCAGCCACGACTACGACGCCAAGGTGCTGCTGCGCGACGCCGCGGCCACTTTCCCGAAGTCGGAGGGCTCTTTCGAAGCGTTTTTGCAAAGTCCGGCCTGGAGCCTGCTGCGCGAAAAGGGCTTGCTGCTGCTGTAGCCAATTAAAGGCAGCGGCGATGTAGCAGGCAAGGCGCTACGGGAAAAGGTGTAATTTGACCTTCCTAAATCAATGGATTAGGATATGCTTCCCATCTTCTACCGCTGTTCCCTACTTTTTCTCTGCCTGATAGCTGCCATGAGCCACGCCGTGCTGGCCCAACCCGAAAACGTAGCCGTGGGCAACGGCCACCTGTTGGCCATTCACGCCGACGGCACGTTGTGGGGGAGTGGATTTAATGGTGATGGTCGCCTCGGCGACGGCACCACCACTGCCCGCCCGCGTCCGGTCCAAATTGGCACGGCCACTACGTGGCGCACCGTGAGCACGGGGGGAGGGCAGGGGCAGCTCGATTCGCAATTCGACCCGGACTATGCTTTCGTGGTGGCGCTGCAAACCGATGGGTCGATGTGGAGTTGGGGAAGTTTTAGCGGTTATCTGGGCTACAATTTGTCACCTCTTGCCAATGTCCTGTCCCCGCGTCTGGTATCTGCCGGGCCGTGGGTATGCGCTTCGGCCGGTTTCAACCACAGCGCGGCGGTGCGGGCCGACGGTACGCTGTGGACGTGGGGCAACAATACCCTTGGCCAACTGGGCAATGGCTCCATCGGCATCGCCACCAGCCTCACCACTCCCACCCAAGTAGGCACCGATACTGACTGGGCCAGTGTCAGCGCAGGCCGGTATTATACGGTGGCCCTGAAAACCAACGGCACCCTGTGGAGCTGGGGTAGCGGGCTCAGCGTGGGCATTCCCAATTCCCCAGACTTGGTCCGGCCGACGCAAGTAGGCACGGCCAGCAACTGGACGCGCATTTGCGCCGGGTTGTTTTCGTTGGCTCTGCGAGCCGATGGCACGCTCTGGGGCTGGGGAATTGACTCATACAACCACCTATTCAGAAGCGTGACCACGAACCAGAACCTGGGCCCGCCCACGCAACTGGGCACCGGCACCACCTGGAGCCGCATTGCCTGCGGCGACGACCACGCGCTGGCAATCAAAACGGACGGCACGCTCTGGGGCTGGGGCTTCAACCTCGAAGGCATGGTTGGGAACGGCACCCGGGTGGATGCGGTAGCGCCCGTGCAGGTGGGCGCGGCCACCACCTGGGAGCGGGTGGCCGCAGGGGGCTATACTTCCGCCACCACGCAAGCCGATGGCTCCCTCTGGGCCTGGGGCGACAGCAAGGCCGGCCAAACCGGTGACCCCAGCCGGACGTTCGGGCGCCTCCCGGTGCCCGTGCAGGTAGACAGCACCACCACTTGGGCAACTCCTGCTACCAACCCGCGAGCCGCCTTGGGCCTGCGCACCGACGGCGCTCTGTGGACCTGGGGCGACGATTTCAGCGCCGGTCTGCTGGGCGATGGCCCGGTGGCCTACCGGCAAACCATGGCCCGCATCGACTCGCCAGCCACGTATATCCGTTTGAGCGGAAACGAGCGGCACACCCTGGCTTTGCGCGCCGACAGCACGCTGTGGGCGTGGGGCGATAACCAGTTTGGCCAACTGGGCGACGGCACCACCACCGCCCGGCTGGCTCCGGTGGCCATAAGCTTCAGCCGTTGGAAACGAATTGCGGCGGGAGGGAATGGGTCCCTGGCCATCCGCGCCGATGGCACGCTGTGGGCCTGGGGCGACAACGCCTACGGCCAGCTTGGCGACGGCACCACCACCCGCCGGCTCAGCCCAGTGCAGGTGGGCACCGGCCACGACTGGGCCCAAGTAGTCAGCCTAACGTATTGCACGCTGGCCCTGCGCACCGACGGGACTTTATGGGCCTGGGGCGAGCCAGGAATGTTCGGCAATGGCAGCACCAGCACCGTCAATCAGCTTACGCCGTTACGCGTTGGTGCCGTCACAACCTGGACGCAGTTGTCTGCTTCCGAAACCCACGTCCTGGCTCTGCGCACCGACGGTAGCTTGTGGGCCTGGGGCAATAATGGCTTTGGCCAACTGGGTACCAGTGGTGGGTTCCGCTCTTCGCCCGTTCGCATCGGCACGGCCACCGACTGGGCTTCCGTTATAGCAAGCATAGACGGTGAGTTTTCGCTGGCCCTGAAAAGCAACGGCACTTTGTGGACGTGGGGTAACAACAGCCATGGCCAACTCGGCCGTCCGGCAACGTCGCCCCCAGTCCCCACGCAATTGGGCAACGCTACTTGGGCTGCTGCCGCTGCCGGCGCCACCTACACGCTGGCCGTACGCGCTGACGGCACGCTGTGGGAGTGGGGCGACAACCGCCAAGGCCAGAGCGGCCTGCCATCGTTCAGCCTCCGGCCCGGGAGCGTGCAAACCAACCTGCGGCCGGTCATGCCGTTTGCCTTCAATAGCTTCAGCCCGGGCGCCGGCGTAGTAGGAGCTACTGTCACCCTCACGGGCGTGGGCCTGGGTGCGGTACAGGCGGTTGCCTTCGGTGGCGTGTCAGCGCCGGGTTTCACGGTAAATGCCGGTGGCACGGTACTCACCGTCGCGGTGCCAATAGGGGCACATTCAGGCGCCATTGCGGTGCTCGGGCCCGACGGCACGGCGTGGGGAGCGAGTCCTTTTCAGGTATTGGCGGCACCGGTCATTAGTAGCTTCGCACCGGGCACGGCCGCACCCGGCACCACCATCACCATCACCGGGACGGGCCTATTAGGTGCTACCAGCGTGCTATTGGGCAGCATGCCAGTCACTGGCTTTGTCGTGAACGCGGCCGGCACCTCCCTCACGTTTGTGGTTCCCGCGAGCAGTACGGGCGGCTTCATCAGCGTCAGCAACTCTATTGGGACGGCCACAACTGCCACGCCCCTGGCCATTGTGCTAGCCACTGCTGTTTCGGCCCCGTCCGCCCCGATAACCATAGCGCCAATACCGGTTCAAGTAGGCCAGCCAGTGCGCCTGGGCAACTTGCCCGTTGGCGCGGTCACCGTTGTGATAATCAGTAGCGTGGGGCAGCGCGTGGGTTCGGTAGCGTGGCCTACCACACACAGTGCTGAAGAAGTGTTGGATTGGCTGCCGACCAATCCAGGCCTGTATATGCTGTCCTTACAAACCCAGGCTCAGGTAATAACGCGCCGTGTTCTTGTCGAATAGTCTAATTCAAACATATTATTGCCCGCGCACCCATTCCAGCACTTCGCCCGGCAGGCCCGGCCCGAGGCCGGCACTCGGCTGCCCGGGCACCAGCAAATCGACCCCGGCTGTGCGGTACACGCGCACGGCCGCACCCCGCCGGCCGCCCATGGCGTTGCGCAGCAAGTTGGCTTGGGCCGCGCCCTTCGGGCCGCCGTATAAGCCCAGCACCGGCAGCTTGCGGTTGCGAAGCTCGCGAAACGCCACCCGGGCGGCGGCATCTACCGAGGCATTTTGGGCAATGAGATAAGCGGGGCGGGCACCTGCCGGGGCCGCCAGCGCCTGTGCTACCGCCACGGCGCGGGCCCCGGCGGCCCAGGCTCCCACATGGGCCGTGTCGGCCCCGGGCGTGCTGCGCAGAAAACGCAAGGCCTCCCGCACACGCGGCGCTTCCGCTTCTGCCGTAGTCTGAGAAGCCGGCGGCAGCACCAGCACTATCACGCCTTCGCGCGCCAGGGCATCGCCCCACAGGCACGCCGCTGCCGCCGTGGCCGAATCAGGCAGCAAGGCCAGGGCGGGGCCCATCGTGCCCGCATCGGCCGGCGCATACAGCCAGGCCGAACCGTTGTCCTGAGGTAGCTCTTCCACGCGGTAGGTGCTGGGACTGGGTACGCCGCGCTTCAGCAAAATGGCGGTCGCCTTGGCCGAATCCAGCGCCAGCGTGCCCCGCCAGAAGTCGCCGTCCAGGGTCAGGGTCAGGGTTTGGCCAGCGCGCAGGGGGCGTTTCAGCAGCAGCCGGCCTTGGCCGAAATAAATGCTGTCGGCCACGAAATTCAGCGCCGGTGCCCCCGGCGCGGTGAACTCGGCCTCGTAATGGCCCGGACTGGGGTGCCGGATATCGAGCGCCGCCCGCACGTCGGGCCGCCCGGCTTGGCTCAGGCTGCCCTCATAGTGGCCCACGGGCGGCAATGAAGCGCGCTGGGCCTCATCGGGGTGCGACTGGCAAGCGGCCGTAGCCAGTGCCAGGGCAAGCAGGCTCCCAACCCAGCGGCTTTTGGAGTAGCGCAACAATGCGTGCATAGGCATTCCCAAAGGTAACGGGTTTAGCGCCCGGCCATTCCTTTGCGCAAAATGAGGTCGGTCTGCACATCCTGCCCCAGTCGGAACTCGTGCTGCCCTATTTCTCGGAATCCAAAGCGTTGGTAGAACGCCCGGGCCTTCTCGTTCTTTTCCCACACGCCCAGCACCACCGCCGTGCAGTGGAGCTGCTCGGCCAGGGCCAGAATGCCACGCATCAGGGCCGCCCCCAGGCCGGTGCCCTGCCAGTCGTCGCGCACATACAAGCGTTCAATTTCGAGGCGTCCAGCGGGGTTCTGCTCTTCAGGAAGGCCCAGCGCCGAATTATCGCGCAGCTTGGCGTACCCAACCAGCTCGTTCTGCATGTGGGCCAGCAAAAACGTGTTTTCGCGGTCCTGCAGCTCGGCCAGCTGAATGTCGGGGCCGAAGTTCTCGGCCAGGTAAGCGGCCATGTCGGCCGGGGCGTTGGTGGCCGCAAAGGTGTCGTGAAACGTTTGGCGGCCGAGGTCGGCCAGCTGGGCGGCCGTGGCGGCATTAGCCTTGGCCAGCGAGATGCGGAGGGGAGATGACATGGGGCAAAGGTCGCCCGCCGGGCGGCTAGTTACAGCATTTCGTTCGCGTCGGGGTCACGGCGGTTATTTTCGCCGCGCCGCATACGCAGGCCCATGCGCACCAGCAAGCCGCTGGCCAGTAGTCCCACCAGGTAAGCCGAAAGCAACAGCGCCGATGCATTCTGTGCGCCACTTGTGTACCACATATACACCGCCACGTACACCTTAAGCAGCATCCCGATACCTAGCAGCACCCCGCTTAGCGCGAGCAACAAGCCGACCAAACGGCGCGTGGGCGGAGGTAGGGGAGGAGTGGGCATAATGCTCGGCTAGTACGCGAAGGCCAATGGTGGGGTTCTGGCCCGTTGCTAATCCGTTTCTTTGACGTAATTTTGGCACACCAATTCACCCCGCGAGAGTAGCTCAGTTGGTAGAGCATCAGCTTCCCAAGCTGAGGGTCGCGAGTTCGAACCTCGTTTCTCGCTCATTGATTAACAGCCATTTAGATGAAAATCTGGATGGCTGTTTTGCTTTTGGATTATACTGCGGGTTATACAAGTGCATGATGGACTCATCTTCAATTGATGTCCATCCTCGGCGATGACATTCAGAAAGTGCCTAAAAAGCAACAAATGATATTGAGGTGTTTTAGCCAATCATCTCACACCAAGTCAACCGATTTTGTAAGTATGCAGGAAGAAAAATGGGGGTTGTCATGTTTTAAATAGCTCTACCGATGAGAGCGGGTGTTTCTTGTCAGATTTGCGCCAGAATTACCCGATACGTTTGCTTATCAGCTCTGCATCAAGATGACTGAAGGGTCGTGAAGTGCTTATTTATGACGCTTTAAGCTCGGTACGCAGAAATCCGGCATGGCAGCACTCACAGGCGCATAGATTGTTTTTGTCGGTATAGGCTGGGGTTGGTAATCCGCTTTATATCCTCTCTCAATTTTATGAAAAAGCTTTTCGTTGCGTGGGCCTTAACTCTCAGCGCTGGTGCTGCGCAGGCCCAACAGCCTGCGCCTTACCATCTGCTCAATACCATCGCCATCGGTGGTGAGGGCGGCTGGGACTACCTGACCGTGGACCCAGCCGGCGAGCGGCTCTACGTGTCACACGGCACGCGGGTGGAAGTGGTCGATTTGAAGACCCGCAAGTTCATTGGCACCATCCCGAACACGCCCGGCGTGCACGGAATCGAAGTGGTGCCCAGCGCCGGGCGCGGCTATATCACCTGTGGGCGCAC
This DNA window, taken from Hymenobacter sp. 5317J-9, encodes the following:
- a CDS encoding radical SAM protein, giving the protein MPHASLRILLLTPPLTQLNTPYPATAYIKGFLGGRGFAVTQADMGLQLVLRLFSVEGLKRAFAEIEAGDFALSDNAQRMMRLQHRYLATIGPVIRFLQNKDLTLAPRICHGRFLPEASRFDHVADLETAFGTMGLTDQARHLATLYLEDLADLLKETVGPHFGFSRYAEKLALSATSFEPLHRELEAAPGLLDRMLLEELEPLLARVQPDVVGFTVPFPGNLYGALRLAKHIKQLSPATATIMGGGYPNTELRTIQEPRFFDYIDYLTLDDGEGPWLRLLEYLGSEHNAPSENRGSLEAQDEVHCALQSVLYAPPARDQLQRTFLRNEQGQIEYINHPHPEVPHHEVGTPDYSDLPLTEYLSVLEVLNPMHRLWSDGRWNKLTVAHGCYWKRCSFCDVTLDYIARYETAPSTLLVDRIEQIIQQTGQTGFHFVDEAAPPLALRDLAIELLKRRVPITWWGNIRFEKTFSADLCRLLAASGCIAVSGGLEVASDRLLALMEKGVTIAQVARVADGFTQAGIMVHAYLMYGFPTETAQETIDSLEVVRQLFAAGVVQSGYWHRFSMTAHSPVGKNPAKYQVAAVGPEPAGFAWNDLWHDDPLGADHEAFGPGLAKSLYNYLHHVALDEPLHTWFDFKTPRPSTPRHLVQQALQAPEKPDFARQNQRLFWLGNAPDIRIEPGRKTPRAVLTCYEQAEDFEVKTTEAAGRWLHQLLTQLSHDYDAKVLLRDAAATFPKSEGSFEAFLQSPAWSLLREKGLLLL
- a CDS encoding four-helix bundle copper-binding protein — encoded protein: MPTASPRARQNNQAVLDALSRCIAACELCADACLDEEDPKMMVPCIRLDRDCADICRLTAAFIARGSDHAQHVLKECMEICQKCHDECAQHQHDHCKKCTEACKACLEACRAYAA
- a CDS encoding AraC family transcriptional regulator — protein: MKTNLLHIKNMVCPRCVEAVHSLLERAGYRPKAVTLGVAELDETTPADPEALAPLLHAAGFELLRGRAEQLTEQIKATLADYLEHLRTARSPLTTSAFLTDRFAATYSHLSKVFSRTAHLTIEKYLIRLKIERVKELLSYGELTLNQIADQMRYSSGQHLSNQFRQVTGYSVSEFRRLMLPERLSLDALA
- a CDS encoding GNAT family N-acetyltransferase; this encodes MSSPLRISLAKANAATAAQLADLGRQTFHDTFAATNAPADMAAYLAENFGPDIQLAELQDRENTFLLAHMQNELVGYAKLRDNSALGLPEEQNPAGRLEIERLYVRDDWQGTGLGAALMRGILALAEQLHCTAVVLGVWEKNEKARAFYQRFGFREIGQHEFRLGQDVQTDLILRKGMAGR
- a CDS encoding RCC1 domain-containing protein, with product MSHAVLAQPENVAVGNGHLLAIHADGTLWGSGFNGDGRLGDGTTTARPRPVQIGTATTWRTVSTGGGQGQLDSQFDPDYAFVVALQTDGSMWSWGSFSGYLGYNLSPLANVLSPRLVSAGPWVCASAGFNHSAAVRADGTLWTWGNNTLGQLGNGSIGIATSLTTPTQVGTDTDWASVSAGRYYTVALKTNGTLWSWGSGLSVGIPNSPDLVRPTQVGTASNWTRICAGLFSLALRADGTLWGWGIDSYNHLFRSVTTNQNLGPPTQLGTGTTWSRIACGDDHALAIKTDGTLWGWGFNLEGMVGNGTRVDAVAPVQVGAATTWERVAAGGYTSATTQADGSLWAWGDSKAGQTGDPSRTFGRLPVPVQVDSTTTWATPATNPRAALGLRTDGALWTWGDDFSAGLLGDGPVAYRQTMARIDSPATYIRLSGNERHTLALRADSTLWAWGDNQFGQLGDGTTTARLAPVAISFSRWKRIAAGGNGSLAIRADGTLWAWGDNAYGQLGDGTTTRRLSPVQVGTGHDWAQVVSLTYCTLALRTDGTLWAWGEPGMFGNGSTSTVNQLTPLRVGAVTTWTQLSASETHVLALRTDGSLWAWGNNGFGQLGTSGGFRSSPVRIGTATDWASVIASIDGEFSLALKSNGTLWTWGNNSHGQLGRPATSPPVPTQLGNATWAAAAAGATYTLAVRADGTLWEWGDNRQGQSGLPSFSLRPGSVQTNLRPVMPFAFNSFSPGAGVVGATVTLTGVGLGAVQAVAFGGVSAPGFTVNAGGTVLTVAVPIGAHSGAIAVLGPDGTAWGASPFQVLAAPVISSFAPGTAAPGTTITITGTGLLGATSVLLGSMPVTGFVVNAAGTSLTFVVPASSTGGFISVSNSIGTATTATPLAIVLATAVSAPSAPITIAPIPVQVGQPVRLGNLPVGAVTVVIISSVGQRVGSVAWPTTHSAEEVLDWLPTNPGLYMLSLQTQAQVITRRVLVE